In Vigna unguiculata cultivar IT97K-499-35 chromosome 3, ASM411807v1, whole genome shotgun sequence, a single genomic region encodes these proteins:
- the LOC114177503 gene encoding spermidine hydroxycinnamoyl transferase-like has protein sequence MSVTVKASCTVRPMEATWCGRLALSELNQTGTVGHQALVYFYSLPQNCLSQYNTIASTLKDSLSRVLVPFYPLVGRLHWTNNGRLELDCNATGVPFIEAESSSTVQHLSHFSSSSEYHYLAPTVDYYSLPIHELPLLVVQLTKFKCGGISVGITFSHAVVDGSSAFHFIREWARFARGESLHTVPFLDRKVLRAGEPPLMPLTKCHVLEKLNDPPLLLGRTDNREEKEKKTTMVFLKISKTQIETLQKRANESSPKPRNDGGYSRYESVTGHIWRCASKARKHKENQPTELNVTVDLRGRMKPPLPKAYFGNAILDSVTCCLAGDLVSEPLGYTASRIREAIERVSDEYVRSEIEFLKNQKNLRRFHRDFHEEGREREPFYGNPNLSVVSWLRLPIYGIDFGWGKEVRMSRATHDFDGDFVLLPDPDEDGSVLVCMGLQVLHIDAFKKHFYQDIQGYKSNL, from the coding sequence ATGTCGGTAACCGTGAAAGCAAGCTGCACTGTGAGGCCAATGGAGGCAACATGGTGCGGACGCTTAGCTTTATCTGAATTGAATCAAACAGGCACTGTAGGTCACCAGGCCTTAGTCTACTTCTACAGTCTTCCACAAAACTGCCTCTCTCAATACAACACCATTGCTTCCACCTTGAAGGACTCATTGAGCAGAGTCCTGGTGCCGTTTTATCCACTTGTCGGTCGTTTGCATTGGACAAACAATGGACGTTTAGAACTTGATTGCAATGCCACCGGCGTTCCATTCATTGAAGCAGAGTCCTCATCAACTGTACAACATCTCTCtcatttttcatcttcttcgGAATACCACTACCTTGCCCCCACTGTGGACTACTACTCCCTCCCAATTCACGAGTTGCCGTTGCTTGTGGTTCAGCTGACCAAGTTCAAGTGCGGTGGCATTTCTGTTGGCATAACATTTTCGCACGCAGTTGTGGATGGATCAAGTGCATTCCACTTCATACGTGAGTGGGCAAGGTTTGCACGGGGCGAGTCTCTGCATACGGTTCCATTCCTTGACCGGAAAGTTTTACGTGCTGGAGAGCCTCCTTTGATGCCACTAACAAAATGTCACGTTCTTGAGAAACTCAATGATCCTCCCTTGTTGCTGGGCCGAACTGATAACAGGGaggaaaaggagaagaaaaccACAATGGTTTTCCTTAAAATAAGCAAAACTCAAATTGAAACATTGCAAAAGAGAGCAAATGAGAGTTCGCCTAAGCCTAGAAATGATGGTGGTTATTCCCGTTATGAGAGTGTGACTGGTCACATATGGAGATGTGCAAGCAAGGCAAGGAAGCACAAAGAAAACCAACCAACTGAGCTTAATGTTACCGTTGACTTGAGGGGTCGCATGAAACCTCCTTTGCCAAAAGCGTACTTCGGAAATGCCATTTTGGATAGTGTTACATGTTGTCTTGCGGGTGATTTGGTGTCAGAGCCTTTAGGGTATACGGCGAGTAGAATAAGGGAGGCGATTGAGAGGGTTAGCGATGAGTACGTGAGGTCGGAGATTGAGTTCTTGAAGAATCAGAAGAATTTGAGAAGGTTTCATCGAGATTTTCATGAAGAAGGAAGAGAGAGGGAGCCTTTCTATGGGAATCCCAATTTGTCTGTGGTGAGTTGGTTGAGGTTGCCTATCTATGGCATTGATTTTGGGTGGGGGAAGGAGGTTCGTATGAGCCGAGCTACACATGACTTCGATGGCGATTTCGTTCTTCTTCCTGATCCTGATGAGGATGGATCTGTGCTGGTTTGTATGGGTCTGCAAGTGCTGCATATTGACGCTTTTAAAAAGCATTTTTACCAGGACATTCAAGGTTATAAATCCAATTTATAA